From a region of the Pongo pygmaeus isolate AG05252 chromosome 5, NHGRI_mPonPyg2-v2.0_pri, whole genome shotgun sequence genome:
- the LOC129037953 gene encoding large ribosomal subunit protein uL11, translating to MPPKFDPNEIKVVYLRCTGGEVGATSALAPKIGPLGLSPKKVGDDIAKATGDWKGLRITVKLTIQNRQAQIEVVPSASALIIKALKEPPRDRKKQKNIKHSGNITFDEIVNIARQMRHRSLARELSGTIKEILGTAQSVGCNVDGRHPHDIIDDINSGAVECPAS from the coding sequence ATGCCGCCGAAGTTCGACCCCAACGAGATCAAAGTCGTCTACCTGAGGTGCACCGGAGGTGAAGTCGGTGCCACTTCTGCCCTGGCCCCCAAGATCGGCCCCCTgggtctgtctccaaaaaaggttGGTGACGACATTGCCAAGGCAACGGGTGACTGGAAGGGCCTGAGGATTACAGTGAAACTGACCATTCAGAACAGACAGGCCCAGATTGAGGTGgtgccttctgcctctgccctgaTCATCAAAGCCCTCAAGGAACCACCAAgggacagaaagaaacagaaaaacattaaacacagTGGGAATATCACTTTTGATGAGATCGTCAACATTGCTCGACAGATGCGGCACCGATCCTTAGCCAGAGAACTCTCTGGAACCATTAAAGAGATCCTGGGGACTGCCCAGTCTGTGGGCTGTAATGTTGATGGCCGCCACCCTCATGACATCATAGATGACATCAACAGTGGTGCTGTGGAATGCCCAGCCAGTTaa